A stretch of Plasmodium knowlesi strain H genome assembly, chromosome: 1 DNA encodes these proteins:
- a CDS encoding DNA mismatch repair protein MSH2, putative gives MSEDILSKVGDPHNGKSDVGSFSKESADADSPSIDTNNAGSPTVMSFNMETRNNIKYAGICIYNMNTNEFSLCEYIENEHFTILESLLIQCRPTCFLYLSNNDKLDDKRIKLILSLCEVKYRELGRADFYNTCSMENDLSKLLKPTEDVKNCISFFKLKLACRSFTSIVKHMNLLNDYSATNKCLLTNYNINRYLKLDRAATIALNVHEEHMLGEKKTSCKRGTNNTLYTFLNKCKTKIGERKLLQWVMHPIRDEAKINERLDMVSILKEDGVMRSMIQSDYLRKISDLDVIIKKLKIVNSTTGEGKEENVARRIGGGKVKGGKNMCTIEDLVKMYDSVVVSKRIYYCLNDYAGKYRNTLEKNFLTPLKEVLISLDSFVKLIELTVDFDELSNNNFLISRKFDEQLEKLASEKDETLRMIKEHRQEVEDDINNLKGISKKNNAKEDIKLVDCNINTFLFRAVKKDISSIQQRKKTYFQVRMNKSEILFTTNKLKELCKRYEYILQDYNMAQEQLASKAIQVASSYWDPTTKLSKLIAQIDVLSAFAFVSASSISVYVRPIAETNGQVLQLIESRHPLVESNFLLMNNFIPNDVHMNKTDKRLNIITGPNMGGKSTYIRQIALICLMAQIGCFVPCTYARIPIFSQIMCRVGSSDIQLKGISTFFSEMIEISAIIKNADENTLVIIDELGRGTSTYEGFGISWAVAQYILKKIKCFCLFATHFHEMSNLEDEYQGATNNHVGAKIDPEKKKISFLYEIKKGYADKSYGVHVAQIAKLPQNVIDKAFEKSKELESVENRHYFRSKMTGTNQDDVQKRDMQNKTYDLLRDIFSATDEEQFISHVGQHTTALTEILHEM, from the coding sequence atgagcGAAGATATTTTATCCAAGGTGGGAGACCCCCACAATGGGAAATCAGATGTGGGGAGTTTTTCAAAGGAGAGTGCGGACGCTGACTCCCCTAGTATAGATACGAACAACGCAGGATCCCCCACAGTAATGAGCTTTAACATGGAAACAAGGAACAACATCAAGTATGCAGGAATCTGCATCTATAACATGAATACGAATGAGTTTTCCCTCTGTGAATACATCGAAAATGAACACTTCACCATTTTAGAATCATTGTTGATACAGTGCAGACCTACGTGCTTCTTATACCTCTCCAATAACGATAAACTGGACGATAAAAGGATCAAACTAATACTAAGTTTGTGTGAAGTAAAATATAGAGAGTTAGGAAGGGCTGATTTTTACAACACATGTTCAATGGAAAATGATCTAAGTAAGTTATTAAAACCAACAGAAGACGTGAAGAATtgtatctccttttttaaattgaagTTGGCTTGTCGGTCATTCACCAGTATCGTCAAACATATGAACCTTCTCAATGATTACAGTGCTACCAACAAATGTCTACTAACAAACTACAATATAAATCGATACCTAAAACTTGACAGAGCAGCGACGATCGCTCTGAATGTTCATGAAGAGCATATgctaggagaaaaaaagacaagCTGCAAAAGAGGGACCAACAACACTCTCTACACGTTCTTAAACAAatgcaaaacaaaaataggGGAACGAAAGCTTCTACAGTGGGTAATGCACCCGATAAGGGACGAAGCGAAAATTAATGAAAGGCTAGACATGGTCAGCATATTAAAAGAGGACGGAGTGATGAGATCCATGATACAGTCGGATTATCTTCGAAAAATTAGCGACCTCGATGTTATAAttaagaaattaaaaattgttaacaGTACCACGGgtgaagggaaggaagaaaacgtCGCGCGTAGAatagggggaggaaaagttaaggggggaaaaaacatgTGCACTATTGAAGATTTGGTAAAAATGTACGATTCTGTAGTGGTGTCGAAACGGATCTACTACTGCTTAAACGATTACGCAGGTAAGTATAGGAACACGTTGGAGAAGAACTTTCTGACGCCACTAAAGGAGGTGCTAATCAGCCTGGACTCCTTCGTAAAGCTAATCGAACTAACGGTAGACTTCGACGAATTATCAAACAACAACTTTTTAATATCTCGTAAATTCGACGAACAGCTAGAAAAACTAGCTAGCGAAAAGGATGAAACGTTAAGAATGATAAAGGAGCACAGACAAGAAGTGGAAGACGACATTAATAATCTCAAAGGAATTAGTAAAAAGAATAACGCCAAGGAAGACATAAAATTGGTCGACTGTAATATTAATACTTTTCTATTTAGAGCAGTTAAAAAGGATATATCTTCAATtcaacagagaaaaaaaacttactTCCAAGTGAGGATGAATAAAAGTGAAATACTTTTTACTACAAACAAACTGAAGGAATTGTGCAAAAGGTATGAATACATATTGCAAGATTATAATATGGCGCAGGAACAGCTAGCTAGTAAGGCTATCCAGGTAGCTTCATCCTACTGGGACCCCACAACAAAATTGTCGAAACTGATAGCACAGATTGACGTACTGAGCGCATTCGCCTTTGTCAGCGCATCTAGTATTTCGGTTTATGTTAGACCTATTGCGGAGACTAACGGGCAGGTACTACAACTCATAGAATCACGACACCCCTTGGTTGAGTCCAATTTTCTCTTaatgaataattttattccaaATGATGTACACATGAATAAGACAGACAAACGATTGAATATTATCACGGGCCCCAAtatgggaggaaaaagtacGTACATAAGACAGATAGCCTTAATATGCTTGATGGCGCAAATTGGGTGCTTCGTCCCTTGCACATATGCTAGAATACCTATTTTTTCTCAGATTATGTGCCGAGTGGGTTCATCGGATATTCAACTTAAAGGCATAtcgacttttttttccgagaTGATAGAAATTTCAGCCATTATAAAGAATGCAGATGAGAATACCCTTGTGATTATAGATGAGTTGGGAAGAGGTACCTCCACGTACGAGGGGTTTGGTATCAGCTGGGCTGTCGCTCAGTACATtctgaagaaaataaaatgcttcTGCTTATTTGCAACTCATTTCCACGAAATGTCTAACCTGGAAGATGAATACCAAGGGGCTACTAACAATCATGTGGGCGCTAAAATTgatccagaaaaaaaaaaaatttccttcctctatgAAATCAAGAAAGGCTATGCTGATAAGAGCTACGGAGTACATGTGGCTCAGATAGCCAAACTGCCACAAAACGTTATCGACAAAGCCTTTGAAAAATCCAAGGAATTAGAATCAGTTGAAAATAGGCACTACTTTCGAAGCAAAATGACGGGAACTAATCAGGACGATGTGCAGAAAAGGGACATGCAAAACAAAACCTACGATTTACTGCGCGACATTTTCTCCGCAACAGATGAGGAGCAGTTCATTTCGCATGTCGGGCAGCATACCACTGCTTTGACGGAGATCCTTCACGAGATGTAG